The genomic stretch GCTGGAATTTGGCCAGTAGGCAAAGATGGTCTGACGAGAAGATCTCACTGGGCAGTCCTTTCATTGGCCACAGATCCTCCTGTGACAGGAGGGAGAGGCGTCCAATCAGCTTCAGGCCCCCTCCCTGGTGGGCCCCGCCCCCTGGAAAGTAACATTGCATTATAAAATTTAGCAGCTGAATATGAATATATCACTGCATGTCACAAAAATACAggcaaattaaaaacaaaaaaaactaagtaAACCCATTTAACCTTGTAAGGTGAAGGTGTATTTTGGTAAAAGTATTTTCACATAATAGTCACAAGCTACTTTATTTTTGAGGCAAACCTGACTCTGACATGAATGACTGTAATGGGATAGATGCACCATTAAAATCAACATTGCAATCAAGATAAACATGATAATTAGCCAAAGTACACTAATCAGCTGTGAGCTGGCAGGACTTCACTCTAAATATCCTTATTTGAGGAGATCTGAGGGGAGAGACATCACACCAGCATGAATGTTATAAGGTGAATTAAGCAACTCCATCTATCAGCTCCATTAAGGTGGCTGCATACTTCAAACATCCCTACAAAACAAAATCAAACACGTTGGCGAGAGCAAACACTCATAACGACGCCTTGTTTGTCTGTCACGCCAGACCCTTAGAGGGCACAGAATGTTTTCGATGCAGCAGACTCATATACAATGCACAAATAAATGCATGCTTTTTTTCTTGCAATTTCTACTCATGAATTGCAGGTCGTCTATAAACGAAAATCAAGATGACCTGTCACAAAAATGTGGATCACTTCACACAAGTTCAGCAAGCCTTCCTTCAAAGGCATTCGTGATTGTAAAGCCCTTTTGCCCTTAGTTCTGGAACATGGCAGGACACTGGTGACAGCCAATCATGGAAAGGGGGGTGTGATCAGAACAAATAAAAAAGTTCACCTCAGGGTTTGCACAAGGGGTGCAGCGACACGTGCTGGGATCACCACTCATACGACGTCGTATCGCTAAAACAACGTTCATTCCGTTGATTTTGTTTGAAGTACGTGGCCACCTTTATAGTTCTCAGCCAAATAAGATGCAATGCCGGCTATTAAGCGTGAAAAAGTGGATATTTCAGTCTGGGCACGGCCTACAATCTCCGCATCATTCACCTCGATATTTGGCATGGTGACGGGCATCAACGGGGGCATCGGAGTAGAAGATGTAGTCCACTGTGCCAGCGAAGTTTGAGTGCAGTGTGGTGACTTCAGGTCTGCCTGTGTCTTTCACGTGGGGGCTATAAACCGACCGCAGGTGCAGCCCATGGTGGAGAACGTTCCTAAacctgcttgggggggggggggggggggtaacacctAGTGTGAGTGCAGGAGAGTGTGTCACTCTGAAATCAAGAAGACGCTAACCCAACTGACCTTGGAACATTCCACGGCTTTTCCAGGGAGGGGTCTACAAAAAAAGACAGAACATGAGATGTGTTCTATCGCGTCTGGAAGCTACGATAAATTAATCACAATAACCATGATTAAAAAGCAAACTGCGCTTATTCACCTGGAGTAGCGTCTGTCACCCCCAGGATCACGTCTAGGTCGGGGGGGCGGACGAGGGAAGCCTCACAGAAACGAAACTGAAGCAGGAAACTGTGGCTGTACCGGATTCTCCCTGTGCAGGAAATGTGCAAGAATAGCTTGGCTAGTGTCATTAGAATAGGACAAAGCAGTCACAAGTTAGCACCGATGTCTCAGACAATGTAAAATGTACATGGAAAAACACACTGAAAAGTTATAAAAACTAATTCCCAGAGCATAACACATGATGGGAGTTTTCACAAGGGCATCAAATCCAACATAAAAGGGACTCCTGAAGGTCACATCACACAACATATAAACAGGAAGTTACTTATTAACGTTTTGGGACACAGCACTCACAGATGATGAGGTGGCTCAGCTGGGGCCTAGGGGGGGTTTCCCCCAGCGCCAGACCGGCACCTTGAAAGCCCACCCCCCTCCTGACCTGATGAGTCTGCCTCCGCCTGCCTCTTGCTGCCAGGTACATACTGACAGTTGTCGTTGATCCCCAGTTCGATCGGCCACAAGGGGGCGCACAGTATGTGGTGATGCATTTTGTAGGAAAAATCCTCCTGCCCTGATATCTAGAAAaatataacaacaataatatgtaatgatatataaaataataacattaaATGACATCCAAAGACCAGGCTTTGGAATATTCTCCTTCACCCATCCAGTAACGAAATAAAAAGTCTACATTTGCTTGATGCCCCATAGCAATCATACTGTAAACATACAACATGGCACTCAGTACTGGGGACAGCTACTCATTCAGCTGCGTATTACTTTATGCATGGTCAATATTCCAGGGTTTTCCGTTACAATTATTTGGAAACCTGTTAGTCCTGAATTATGCAGCATTAACATGGAAACCAGGAGGGTTTGGTGTACCATCCATGCCGGCAATCCATGGTAGTACAGCTGTCCCGTGGTAATGAGCTGGTACAGTGGCATGTTGGGGACGGCGTTAAAGTCGCCGCAGAGGATGATAGGACTGGGCGAACCACTGGACCTCCAAGGCTTCACCGCATGGTCGATCTCTGCCAGGAGCACAGCCAGCTGGGCCAGCTTTACGTCACCCCTCCTGGGGTTGAAAAGGAGGTGCGTACTGGCCACACAGATGGGAGTCCCCTGGGCCGCCGCCCCCGGGACCGCCGCCCCTGACCCCCGCGCGACCACCGGCTGGAGAAGCAACACCACAGCCACATTGTCCCGGTCCATCAGCGCCAGCTCAGGCCGGCGGAATTCCACCAGACGGGCCGACACCTGGCAGAAGCGGGACCTCTGGTAGCACACAGCACATCCGTCCGTCTTGGTACCAGTGCGACActtataaacacagctatagCCTGGGGAACGAGAAAATGGTCAACCAAAGACGTTAGACGTTATCAAAGCTTTCTGGTAAATAACAATATATAACAGCGCCAAACTAAGTACAGGCTAACAAGTTCCTTAATCTGCTGAATGGCCACTAATCCTCTGGAAGTGCCCTGTGAACCCCACTAGTTACTGGCAAACTGctgccattcccccccccccccccccccgcaatatggaaaaaaaaaacacttcatcCACCTGGAATAGAAACTTTCCTACAGCTTATTTTGTTAGCCATAGctagagttgggtaattcaggtccagagagtaaaagtccagaccgggatttactttcaaccaaccagttgagtactctgtgattgtgactctttatgctcaactggttggttgaaacaaaatcccggtctggatttTTAATCTCTGGACAACTCAGGCCATAGCTTACGCTAGTATGCAGATTCCACTGGCTAAAGCTGTGCCCCAGCAGGCGATGGGGCCAACATGCTTACCCCGGTCTGTCAGTACGGGCAGGAGACCTTCAGCATAGTGGTTCTCCTGGACTTCTTGTAAGCACATgatctataaaacaaaaaatcaagAAATAAATTAAGATATTTACAGAGTTACTGAACCCTGAGGTTTCTGTGGCTTGGGAGCCCGCATTTGCTTTCTCCTGGGTCACCCACATCCCACTCACATCTGGTTTCCACTTGTCAAACTCGAGCAGAATGTTCCGGAGTCGGAAATCCCAGGCCAGAACGCCCGGAGAACAGTGACTGTACAGCTCTAGGTTGGCTTCCAGCAGGTCCTGGGCCAGAATGTTGTAGGACATGACCGTGAACTCGAACGGGGCCTGGGGCCCCACCGTAGGCTCCTGGGGCTTGGAGACGTCCTCCCACACCCTCCAAGTCACTGCAAAGCACACTGGAGAATTTAGGGACTACAATACTGGGCAAGTTGGACAAGACTGTACATTCAAGAATATGAATTATCATGTAATACGTACTACCAACTCTAAAAGGAAGTTTACATTTGCTCAGTTATCTGACACTTTCATCCGAAGTGACTTACAGTAGAAGAAAGAGTTATAATTTATGTGTTCCCTAGAATTTGAACAGACAACCTTTGCATTGTTAGTGCAATGCTCTACCTGTTGACCGGTACACACAGCAAACATGACACTAACCACTTCCTACAGTAAAACTGACAGCATACTTAATGAAGGATCTTTGGTGGATGAGTCCTTCAGCGCTCACCTTCAAACGGCACCATCTCTTGGGCCAGGGGGTCATAGGTCATGACTGGGGCTTGACAGGGTGGGCAGTGTACGACTTGGCTCAGCCCAGGCCCTGAGGAGAAGTGCCAGCCCCCGCTTGCAGGCTGCTCACAGCCCGCCCAGGCCCAACTGCCGGTGTCAGAGAACAGAGAGCTGGACCCCCAAGGTGAGGGCATGCCAGCCACGGCCCCCCCATACTGGAGCCCACGGGAGTCTGACCCTCCTCCATCCCAGGCAGACTCCGTTCCCAGCTCCTCCACACCCATTAACCTCCCTTGCTGTAAACACCCATTTCCCCTCACCTCGGCCGGCTCCAAAGCTGGGCCTTCCTGCTTATCCTCCTTACTCCCCGACTCTGGACCACTTCCTTCAAGCAGGAGAACGGCTCCCTCTGGGGCCACTTCTCCTTGGGTTACCACCTCCTTTTCTACAGCCTGCACCCCACCACCCACCACAAGGACCACCCTTTCCTGCTGCTCCCTctgggctgccccccctcccactccaCTCTTCTCCTGGTCACTGCCGCCAGTAGTCAGCTGCTGGCCCGCCTGCTCCTCGCTGGGCCTTGGCGTCACAGGTCCTTCGCtatcccagacacccttgccattCATGACGGAACAGCTGGCCTCCGCTCTCCAGGGACCATCCTTCTGTCTTCTATCTGTGGGAAGTAAACAAATGTGCTTCAGTTAAACACTATTCTCAGTCAGCTATTCCTTTTAACTCATGTCAGTTTAAACCATACACATATGCAAAATTTAGTTATACGATGACGTTCTGCAGTAACATTTAAATGTTCCGTTACATACGTCCCTTTATTTCCATTCTGACGGAAAACTGCTCCCTCAACGCACCGAAAGCTTAAGTCAAGATTTCAGGCTACGATCTTTCAAAAATTGCACAAATACGCAAATCTCATGTACCGAAAATAACAGACGAATACAGGTGACATGTGCTGGGTCTGAAAAGGCTTGCGCAGCACGCGCTCACCGGCGGGGGTATCGGGAGGGGGTTAACCAAACCGACCACGTGGTTATCGCTACTACGCTTTCCACAGCACCACCATCGCTTTGGGAAAAGTACAGGATACGTCAGGGGGTGGTGTTCACACGAGCAACCCTGCGCAACCGTCAGCCTGCAGCGAAACGTTTCACCCTTTGCGTCCTCGCCTCTTCCCCAGGAATGTACCGCATTTCCTCTGTGCGCCATTCTTGCACGAGAAAGCGCGTCTGTCATGCGTGCCGGACACGTTACCTGAAGCTGCGCGTGTAACACGAGCTAAAGGGAAAAGCAAGTAACACATGAGAGTCCCGATCATTCTCCAGCTGACGTGCGCGCTCCTTGCGTGCTCCCCGCGCGCTCCAAACTGTGCGCGTTTGCTCAGTGCGCTGTGCTAGAGCCCGACATCAAATCAAGACGTCAAAGTGATTAGCAGAGTAAAGGGAGTGAAACATAATTTACCGTAACTCCAGTGCTCACGCAGTTGCCATGGAGTCATTATCCCACGTACTAGAAATTGCTgcaatgcattataaataatgAATCATAAATAGTCGATTTAATCGACCACTTTATTACGGTTGGATActaaatttaaacatttaacaACGAAAAAATGTGCATTTCCACAAAAACAACCTTCCCTCGGGACACAGCCAATTCTAATACATACATGCCAGCACTCAATGCTTAGCGTTAAAATTTTATTGGACCCTTACTCATCTAGGTTCATCTTACAGTTTTAGCCGACTATAGATAAGGTTTCACATGTGATATGGTTACCAAGATAGCCAAGTCTCTACACTCAAAGGTAGAAACACACTAGTAGGCTAAACAAGCTATGTTAACTAGGAATTAAACAGAAGCTCGATCAAACGTAGACGTAAGTACTGTAACGTTCTCTAACATTTTTACAGATCGCACGTCATGAGTGCTGTATCCGACTGTAGGCTGTTCCTGGAAAAGCTCCGCCTGGAGGAAAGCGACTTCTCACGCCTGTCACGGCAATCAGCTGCTGGGGACGAGTGGGACACAGACCTCGACACTGACGGTAAACCGATTATGGGGACTAGCGTAGATATATAAGACTAGCGGGGGAATTTATATAATCTTCTATTCTATTGTAATATTCAATTATATTCCATCATGATACAAATAACCAGACAGGTTATTGGCATGAGTGCACTAAACTGTAGATTTCCATCAGTTTACTAGGGCTTCTTATAAAAGTCCATATAATCACTTAATTCAGATGAAAAATGTTCCGACTAAAACTGAAAACGTCAACGCATTGTACTGCATGTTATTTTCCACTGGTTTTGCTATTATTATTTAGATGTATAATCCCCAATGTGATCGTCCTGCTTAAAATATAGACCTacagaaaataaaattttaattggTATGTTTCTGAATCACATAAAATGTTAATGAGTAGAAGTATCAGTTTTGTAATTTTACGTTAGAAAGCGTTGGTTATTGAGTTAAGTAACGATGTTGGTAAGCATTTGTAAGGCAATATTTAGGTAAAGATTGGATTTAATAGTTTCTGTTTTCTCGTCTCCTAAGAGGACCAAGGGGACAAAGCTGACTTGTCGCCAGCTGAGATCTACAAACACGCCTGCCGGGTGGTTGGCGTTGTCCCCGTCAGTTACTACCTGCGAAATTTGAGCGACAGCACTCTTAACCTGAACCACCGCGGGTTGGGCCCCCTGGGGGTCAAGGCGCTAGCCATCGCCCTGGTGGTGAGTGCAGGGTGACTTCCAGGGGGGTCACGGCACGCAGCGTCTTGGGGACTTTACTAACCGCAGTGTAATCATCCCCCCACGCAGTCTGACGTGCGCGTCACAACGCTGGAGCTGAAGGACAATTACTTGCTGGCCGAAGGGACCAGATACATCGTAGAGATGCTTAAGgcaaatgtaactattcagaaTCTGGTAGGTAGGAAACGTAACTCCAACAGTGGAATCTGACAGCCATAATCAGTAAATCAATAAATAGACAGATGGCTTGATAGACATACGGAGGGCAGGCAAAAGTTGTGGTTAAACATTTGGCATACTGGTCATAAAGTTACTGGCTGAATAGCACCAATTAACTGTGAATTATTAAATACAAATTGCTCTGCCTTAAAGTGTCTGCTATCTCATATTTAGCCACTAGATGGAAACGAAGAGCAAGGCACAAGTTCTTCCCGAATAAAATCGCTTTCTGTTTATTACAGAACCTCTCAAATAATCATTTGCAGACTGCAGGTGCCGAGTGCATTACAAAATTTTTGGTGGACAACATCTCAATCCAGTCACTCAAACTCTCAGGTAACTGTGACAACCGAGTCCAGTCATCCCTCTTTGATAAAAACACACAGCTACATCAAGCTGTGTGACCACTTACAGTCACCGTTATTAATTGCCACCCAGGAAACGGATTCAAGGAAGATGATGCCAAATACTTTGCAGACACCTTTTCTGTAAGTCCAGAGTAAAATGTACTTTTTTGCCTTAGACAAATATTTTAAGGAGTCCAGCTCTGCACAGCAAGGTTGTTAAATGGAGCGATAACTTCAATGTCTGATAAAATTAGTATTGTTTCCTAATCTGTTAGACTAACTACAGAGTAaaggagctggacctgagtcacAATGACTTCTCTGGAAAAGGAGGGGAGCATCTAGGCCAGCTGCTGGGTAAGGTACCCATTCTGCGTCTTGGCTTGTGCACAGTAATATTTACCCAACACTGTAATTCAATAGGTAACTAATGGCCTGCTTTCTGACTCCTTCATATTTACAACCCCTCCCAGCAAGCAATGAGGGTCTGGAGACGCTCGACCTGAGCTGGAATCACCTGAGAATGAAAGGTGCTGTGGCTCTTTCTGCAGGACTCAAGGTAGAGAAGGCAGCCACCTTCAAAACAGGATCTCCATTCCTGCACTTACTtgcactaaaaaaaaaacagtaatattGAAATTCCCTGACTTCCACCAAACCAGGGCAACATCACTCTGAAACACCTGGACCTTTCCTGGAATGGCTTTGGGAATGAGGGGGCCCTTGCCTTGGGGGAAGCCCTCAAATACAACAACACCTTGGTGCTCCTGAACCTGAGCCACAACCGGATCACCaacgagggagcagaaatgttatGCAAGGGCTTGGAGGCCAACGACACACTGCACACGCTCCGGGTGGGGGTTCTGGAGGCACTGCTAAGACAACTGGATGTCAGTCAGACAGTTCAGTCGTGTAGAGCAGTTTTTCCCAATGCAGTCTACAAGAACCTCAAGACAGTCCACATATTTGATtgggacctgggagggagcaaaaacgtggactgtctgggggtccccaaggaacaGGTTGGGTAACACTGATGTAGAGGAAGAGCTCTCAACACTATCAGTGGCTCAGGCAACAAGGGTCaattgtgtatatgtgtgtgtgtgtgcagctggCCTATAACACTCTGACAGTGGAAGGAGCACTGGCACTCCTAAACACAGTGAAGAACAGCCACAGATCTGCCCTAGAGGAAATCAACATCTCAGTGAGTTACCTACCTCTCAACCTAGCAAACTAGAAAGATCAAAACAGTCAGGAAAGTCATGACGTGTTCATCGCATTAAAATGCAACTGCTGCATTGGGGCCATGCTGCACGCATGTCACTAACATACGGAGTGCTGTGTGTCCCTCTGAAGAACGTGCTGGTGAACGAGAACTTCGTGCAGCTGTTGGAGGTGACGCGCCAGGAGCATCCTGGCCTGGAGGTGCATTATGGAGGAGTAGGTGGATTCATGGCCAAGAAACCCAACAAACGCCCAGACCCCATGAAAGTCATCCAGGTACAACTATGAATCTAGTTCAAAACACAGTCTATTAACTTCACAGGTGACAAAGGTAAAAGATAATTCCTTTTGGGAAAATCGGTTACCACCTGACCTAACTTTCACTTACAGGACTACCTTGATGAGCGCAAATTGCGCCTCTGGGACTTTTTTCGGAACATCGACAAAGATGGGACAATGCGTGTCTCTGTCTCAGACTTCAGGAGAGCAGTGCAGGTCTGGGACAACCCCGGAGTGTTGCTACAAATAGGAGGTGGTGACTAGGAGGGTACACTCTGAATCCTCTCCAATGCTGTGTGTCCGTTGCAGCAATCCACCATACCACTAGACCGATACCAGATTGAGGAGCTCATACAGAAGCTGGATAAGGACAGAACAGGATTAGTGGACTACAGGTCAGGCTTTTTCAGACCTTTCTGTCTGCCCAAACCACACTGCCCAGATCAAAAtgcaagcaaacaagagcaaGAACTTTCTTAAAGTCATTTCTTAGTTTTCAGTATTCTTACGTTTCAAAGGTTGTCCTTAAAATATGTGAGAATAATGAATTTACTGTAGGGTAAGGTGCTTAGCAACTGATGCTGATTTCTTACAGTGACATGTCTAACTACAGTCAGGATAAGTCAGGGGAAGACTGGCGATGATGTTTGAACACCATTCCTCTAGTTATGTGCAGGAAACAGTTGCTCATTGTACATGTAATAAGCTGGTTCAGCTGCATGATCATGCCTCACTTTGCTCTCACGATGCTTTGCTTATGCAGAGGCCTGGCAGACACCAGGAAGAAGATGATGCGGGATCACCGGCGACAACTGCGTAAGGTGGAGTCACGGCAgaagaaggaaaagcagaagaGCGAACGCATCTTGAAGACCTTCCAGAGTGCCGTGGAGGCAGTGACACCCCGCAGTTCCGTGGTCATGTCCCCAGATGGCGCCAAAGAGGACTCGAGTGGCCCACAGCAGTTCTTGGCCACGCCTCTCAGTTCCTGGCACCATGTGGTCATGTCCAACAGTGCAAACTACTCCGTGACCAACATGAGCAACGAACACATTCACCTGCCCTACATTGGGGGTCTTGCCACTTCCTGCCCACCCAGCTCACCATCAACATATTCCTACTCTCGTCCCAACCTGCAGACCCCCTCATTGAAGCTCCATTTACACCAGGTCACAGACTTGTGCGCCAGTCCTGATGTTATGACCCTTAAGCTGAGCCCCACAACCGATCAGCTAACCAGGTCCAGGCCAGCCCTCAGCCTAAAACAGTCAGGCCCAAATGTCAAGACAACAAAGACGAAGAAAaagaaatcaaagaaacatgtGGGCAATGCAGTTCGCAGGGTCAACTAAACCCTGAGCCCAGAGCATTGTTCATCTCACTTGTATGAAGTGTTTCTCTGGGCAGGCATCATGGATGTGTGTGCGTTTCTTCCTGGTCATAAAGGCCTGTTGTGCACAGAGAATAATTTGGATGGATTCCTCTGACTGGCAGAAGATGAAAGCTTGCTATATACAGCTGGCATAATGATTTGAACTCGATGTATTGCAGCATAATTGACTCAGAAGTCGGAGCAGAAAATGCAACAAATCAGAACTCAGCTCAGGCCCTAGAGGACAGAAGACTGTCATTTTCTGACTAAATCAAATATTCATAAAACCTACTCTCATTCCCAGGGACTTTTATTGTCTAGTTAGAATAGTACAAACAAGCCTAACAAGGGGacccttacatttttttttcattgcacattctaatatatgtgtatgtgtgtgtatattatattatataaataaaaaaaaaaaacattttttgaatACACTATCCTTGCATTTTGAGAGTTATTCTGTAGCATAACCTTACCCACACCTGA from Brienomyrus brachyistius isolate T26 chromosome 14, BBRACH_0.4, whole genome shotgun sequence encodes the following:
- the angel1 gene encoding protein angel homolog 1 isoform X2, producing MIGTLMCYLLFPLARVTRAASDRRQKDGPWRAEASCSVMNGKGVWDSEGPVTPRPSEEQAGQQLTTGGSDQEKSGVGGGAAQREQQERVVLVVGGGVQAVEKEVVTQGEVAPEGAVLLLEGSGPESGSKEDKQEGPALEPAEVRGNGCLQQGRLMGVEELGTESAWDGGGSDSRGLQYGGAVAGMPSPWGSSSLFSDTGSWAWAGCEQPASGGWHFSSGPGLSQVVHCPPCQAPVMTYDPLAQEMVPFEVTWRVWEDVSKPQEPTVGPQAPFEFTVMSYNILAQDLLEANLELYSHCSPGVLAWDFRLRNILLEFDKWKPDIMCLQEVQENHYAEGLLPVLTDRGYSCVYKCRTGTKTDGCAVCYQRSRFCQVSARLVEFRRPELALMDRDNVAVVLLLQPVVARGSGAAVPGAAAQGTPICVASTHLLFNPRRGDVKLAQLAVLLAEIDHAVKPWRSSGSPSPIILCGDFNAVPNMPLYQLITTGQLYYHGLPAWMISGQEDFSYKMHHHILCAPLWPIELGINDNCQYVPGSKRQAEADSSGRIRYSHSFLLQFRFCEASLVRPPDLDVILGVTDATPDPSLEKPWNVPRFRNVLHHGLHLRSVYSPHVKDTGRPEVTTLHSNFAGTVDYIFYSDAPVDARHHAKYRGGGAHQGGGLKLIGRLSLLSQEDLWPMKGLPSEIFSSDHLCLLAKFQLGLDHA
- the angel1 gene encoding protein angel homolog 1 isoform X3; its protein translation is MNGKGVWDSEGPVTPRPSEEQAGQQLTTGGSDQEKSGVGGGAAQREQQERVVLVVGGGVQAVEKEVVTQGEVAPEGAVLLLEGSGPESGSKEDKQEGPALEPAEVRGNGCLQQGRLMGVEELGTESAWDGGGSDSRGLQYGGAVAGMPSPWGSSSLFSDTGSWAWAGCEQPASGGWHFSSGPGLSQVVHCPPCQAPVMTYDPLAQEMVPFEVTWRVWEDVSKPQEPTVGPQAPFEFTVMSYNILAQDLLEANLELYSHCSPGVLAWDFRLRNILLEFDKWKPDIMCLQEVQENHYAEGLLPVLTDRGYSCVYKCRTGTKTDGCAVCYQRSRFCQVSARLVEFRRPELALMDRDNVAVVLLLQPVVARGSGAAVPGAAAQGTPICVASTHLLFNPRRGDVKLAQLAVLLAEIDHAVKPWRSSGSPSPIILCGDFNAVPNMPLYQLITTGQLYYHGLPAWMISGQEDFSYKMHHHILCAPLWPIELGINDNCQYVPGSKRQAEADSSGRIRYSHSFLLQFRFCEASLVRPPDLDVILGVTDATPDPSLEKPWNVPSRFRNVLHHGLHLRSVYSPHVKDTGRPEVTTLHSNFAGTVDYIFYSDAPVDARHHAKYRGGGAHQGGGLKLIGRLSLLSQEDLWPMKGLPSEIFSSDHLCLLAKFQLGLDHA
- the angel1 gene encoding protein angel homolog 1 isoform X1, coding for MIGTLMCYLLFPLARVTRAASDRRQKDGPWRAEASCSVMNGKGVWDSEGPVTPRPSEEQAGQQLTTGGSDQEKSGVGGGAAQREQQERVVLVVGGGVQAVEKEVVTQGEVAPEGAVLLLEGSGPESGSKEDKQEGPALEPAEVRGNGCLQQGRLMGVEELGTESAWDGGGSDSRGLQYGGAVAGMPSPWGSSSLFSDTGSWAWAGCEQPASGGWHFSSGPGLSQVVHCPPCQAPVMTYDPLAQEMVPFEVTWRVWEDVSKPQEPTVGPQAPFEFTVMSYNILAQDLLEANLELYSHCSPGVLAWDFRLRNILLEFDKWKPDIMCLQEVQENHYAEGLLPVLTDRGYSCVYKCRTGTKTDGCAVCYQRSRFCQVSARLVEFRRPELALMDRDNVAVVLLLQPVVARGSGAAVPGAAAQGTPICVASTHLLFNPRRGDVKLAQLAVLLAEIDHAVKPWRSSGSPSPIILCGDFNAVPNMPLYQLITTGQLYYHGLPAWMISGQEDFSYKMHHHILCAPLWPIELGINDNCQYVPGSKRQAEADSSGRIRYSHSFLLQFRFCEASLVRPPDLDVILGVTDATPDPSLEKPWNVPSRFRNVLHHGLHLRSVYSPHVKDTGRPEVTTLHSNFAGTVDYIFYSDAPVDARHHAKYRGGGAHQGGGLKLIGRLSLLSQEDLWPMKGLPSEIFSSDHLCLLAKFQLGLDHA
- the LOC125707444 gene encoding leucine-rich repeat-containing protein 74A; translation: MSAVSDCRLFLEKLRLEESDFSRLSRQSAAGDEWDTDLDTDEDQGDKADLSPAEIYKHACRVVGVVPVSYYLRNLSDSTLNLNHRGLGPLGVKALAIALVSDVRVTTLELKDNYLLAEGTRYIVEMLKANVTIQNLNLSNNHLQTAGAECITKFLVDNISIQSLKLSGNGFKEDDAKYFADTFSTNYRVKELDLSHNDFSGKGGEHLGQLLASNEGLETLDLSWNHLRMKGAVALSAGLKGNITLKHLDLSWNGFGNEGALALGEALKYNNTLVLLNLSHNRITNEGAEMLCKGLEANDTLHTLRLAYNTLTVEGALALLNTVKNSHRSALEEINISNVLVNENFVQLLEVTRQEHPGLEVHYGGVGGFMAKKPNKRPDPMKVIQDYLDERKLRLWDFFRNIDKDGTMRVSVSDFRRAVQQSTIPLDRYQIEELIQKLDKDRTGLVDYRGLADTRKKMMRDHRRQLRKVESRQKKEKQKSERILKTFQSAVEAVTPRSSVVMSPDGAKEDSSGPQQFLATPLSSWHHVVMSNSANYSVTNMSNEHIHLPYIGGLATSCPPSSPSTYSYSRPNLQTPSLKLHLHQVTDLCASPDVMTLKLSPTTDQLTRSRPALSLKQSGPNVKTTKTKKKKSKKHVGNAVRRVN